A single Phragmites australis chromosome 4, lpPhrAust1.1, whole genome shotgun sequence DNA region contains:
- the LOC133915477 gene encoding auxin-responsive protein IAA13-like, with protein sequence MAGADVGTELRLGLPGGGAEAAKAGKRGFEEAIDLKLKLPTAGMEEATAGKPEPAAEKVKRPAEAEAADAEKPHAPKAQAVGWPPVRSYRRNAMTVQSVKNKEEEPEKQQPAANAGGNSSAFIKVSMDGAPYLRKVDLKMYNSYKDLSIALKKMFSNFKPTGNNMNEGKLVDPLSGADVVTTYEDKDGDWMLVGDVPWEMFVASCKRLRIMKSSEAIGLAPRTKDKCKNKS encoded by the exons ATGGCTGGCGCCGACGTCGGGACGGAGCTCCGGCTCGGGCTGCCTGGAGGCGGCGCCGAGGCTGCCAAGGCCGGGaagaggggcttcgaggaggccaTTGACCTGAAGCTTAAGCTGCCAACGGCCGGCATGGAGGAGGCCACCGCCGGCAAGCCGGAGCCGGCCGCCGAGAAGGTGAAGAGGCccgcggaggcggaggccgcTGATGCCGAGAAGCCACATGCACCCaa GGCACAGGCTGTGGGTTGGCCACCAGTCCGATCATACCGCAGGAACGCCATGACTGTCCAGTCTGTGAAGAACAAGGAGGAGGAACCTGAGAAGCAGCAGCCTGCTGCCAACGCCGGCGGCAACAGCTCCGCCTTCATCAAAGTCAGCATGGACGGCGCCCCCTACCTGCGCAAAGTGGACCTGAAGATGTACAACAGCTACAAGGACCTCTCCATTGCTCTGAAGAAGATGTTCAGCAACTTCAAACCAACTG GGAACAACATGAACGAGGGGAAGTTGGTTGATCCGCTGAGTGGTGCCGATGTTGTCACTACTTACGAAGACAAGGATGGCGACTGGATGCTTGTTGGGGACGTCCCGTGGGA GATGTTTGTTGCCTCATGCAAGCGCCTGAGGATCATGAAGAGTTCTGAAGCCATTGGTCTTG CACCAAGAACCAAGGACAAGTGCAAGAACAAGAGCTGA
- the LOC133915476 gene encoding protein transport protein SEC23 G-like: MDFAELEAVEGLRWPWHSWPPTPPAAASLVVPTAVLCSPLQHPTAPDLLPLIPYPPLRCATPSCGAALNPFSRVHHGSARWSCPFCGAAANPFPRHLAPDALPAELFPTHSSVEYALPSDPAVGPGPPALVFVVDAATAAAELAVLKAEARRIVQGLPEGVRVALVTFAASVWVHDLGFEGCARVVVINGERELESDKIQELLGVQHSRYNKLAMPRSSEAQRFLLPISECEFNITSAIEDLSSMSVCPRGHRPLRATGTAISTAIAVLEGCCSPSAGGRIMVFTSGPATVGPGLVVKTDLGKSIRSHHDIFNGNAPLSDKARDFYKKVAKRLTDHALVLDLFACSLDQVGAAELRHPIEVSGGLMVHTESFESEQFKSCLRHVFQREGIDYLNMNFNVTIEVVTSKEVKICGALGPCISLHRKNSSVSDKEIGEGGTNYWKTSMLNNKTSIAFFFRVDCGRKAEPPTVFFIQFMTRYRHGDGSYRLRVTTVARRWAAPRSSEIAAGFDQEAAAAIMARLAVYRAETYHVRDVIRWLDKMLIRFTAKFGNYVPEDPSTFRLSTNFSLYPQFMYYLRRSQFIDVFNSSPDETAFFRLMLNREGVVGSLIMIQPTLFQYSFDGPPIPVLLDVSSISPDVILLFDSYFYIVIHYGSKIAQWRKLGYHKDPNHENLRKLLEAPEIDAEALMVDRFPVPKLIKCDQHGSQARFLLARLNPSVTQKTQLSEGSEVIFTDDVSLQVFIEHLQELAVQD, translated from the exons ATGGACTTCGCGGAgctggaggcggtggagggccTCCGGTGGCCGTGGCACTCGTGGCCGCCGACTccccccgccgccgcgtcgcTCGTGGTCCCCACCGCCGTCCTCTGCTCGCCGCTGCAGCACCCCACGGCGCCCGACCTCCTCCCGCTCATCCCCTACCCGCCGCTCCGCTGCGCCACCCCGTCCTGCGGCGCCGCGCTCAACCCGTTCTCGCGCGTGCACCACGGCTCCGCGCGCTGGTCGTGCCCCTTCTGCGGCGCCGCCGCCAACCCGTTCCCGCGACACCTCGCGCCCGACGCGCTCCCCGCCGAGCTCTTCCCCACGCACTCCAGCGTCGAGTACGCGCTGCCCTCGGACCCCGCCGTGGGGCCCGGACCACCCGCGCTCGTGTTCGTGGTAGACGCGGCCACGGCGGCCGCGGAGCTCGCCGTGCTCAAGGCCGAGGCGCGCAGGATCGTGCAGGGGCTGCCCGAGGGGGTCAGGGTGGCGCTCGTCACCTTCGCCGCGTCGGTGTGGGTGCACGATCTCGGATTCGAGGGGTGCGCCCGGGTGGTTGTGATAAACGGCGAACGCGAGCTTGAGTCTGACAAG ATACAAGAACTTCTAGGTGTCCAGCATTCACGATACAACAAGTTGGCTATGCCAAGGTCCAGTGAAGCACAGAGATTTTTGCTGCCCATTTCGGAATGTGAATTTAACATCACATCTGCAATAGAGGACCTTAGCTCTATGTCTGTGTGCCCACGTGGGCATCGCCCTTTAAGAGCTACCGGCACAGCTATTTCCACTGCTATTGCGGTTCTAGAAGGTTGCTGCTCACCTAGTGCTGGTGGTCGGATTATGGTCTTCACGTCTGGTCCTGCGACAGTTGGTCCAGGGCTTGTGGTGAAAACTGATCTTGGGAAATCAATTCGTTCTCATCATGACATTTTCAATGGCAATGCACCTCTGTCTGACAAAGCACGTGACTTCTACAAGAAAGTTGCAAAGAGGTTAACAGACCACGCATTAGTTCTTGATCTATTTGCCTGCTCTCTCGATCAGGTTGGGGCTGCGGAGCTGAGGCATCCAATAGAAGTGTCTGGGGGCCTAATGGTGCATACAGAATCATTTGAGTCTGAGCAGTTCAAAAGCTGTTTAAGGCATGTCTTCCAGCGTGAGGGTATTGATTATCTTAACATGAACTTTAATGTGACGATTGAGGTAGTGACATCAAAGGAGGTCAAGATTTGTGGTGCCCTTGGTCCCTGCATTTCCCTCCACAGGAAAAATAGCTCAGTTAGCGATAAGGAAATTGGTGAGGGTGGGACAAATTATTGGAAAACTAGTATGCTGAACAACAAAACCTCCATTGCTTTCTTTTTTCGAGTTGACTGCGGTCGTAAGGCTGAGCCTCCAACTGTCTTCTTCATTCAATTCATGACAAGGTACCGGCATGGTGATGGTAGTTATCGCCTAAGGGTAACGACTGTTGCGAGAAGATGGGCTGCGCCTCGATCTTCTGAAATTGCTGCAGGGTTTgatcaggaagctgctgcaGCTATTATGGCTAGGCTTGCCGTTTACAGGGCAGAGACATACCATGTTAGAGATGTTATACGGTGGCTTGACAAGATGCTTATCCGCTTTACTGCTAAGTTTGGAAACTATGTTCCTGAAGATCCATCTACATTTCGGCTGTCAACAAACTTCTCCCTGTATCCGCAGTTTATGTACTACCTGCGGAGGTCACAGTTCATTGATGTTTTCAACAGCTCTCCTGATGAAACTGCTTTCTTCCGGTTGATGTTGAATAGGGAGGGAGTTGTGGGGTCTCTAATCATGATCCAACCTACTCTATTCCAGTACTCATTCGATGGACCGCCTATCCCTGTGCTGCTAGATGTCAGCTCCATCTCTCCTGATGTCATCTTACTGTTTGATTCATACTTCTATATTGTGATTCATTATGGCTCAAAGATTGCTCAGTGGAGGAAGCTTGGCTATCATAAGGACCCAAACCATGAAAATTTGCGGAAGCTACTTGAAGCGCCAGAAATAGATGCAGAGGCACTAATGGTTGACCGTTTCCCTGTACCAAAACTCATAAAGTGTGATCAGCATGGCAGCCAGGCCAGGTTTCTGCTAGCCCGGTTGAATCCATCTGTGACACAGAAAACACAGCTTTCAGAGGGATCTGAAGTCATTTTCACCGACGATGTTAGTTTGCAAGTATTTATTGAACACTTGCAGGAGTTGGCTGTTCAGGATTAG